The sequence tcagagcacagCTGTTCCTCTGCGTATTCGCTGAATTCTGTAGGAAACGGTCGCACAGCTCTACTGTGCCGTAGTACGACTGCGCTCTATCGATCCGACAATCTTTGCGTGGCACcagacaccacaggtcaagaaaaCTGTCCATCAAACAAACAGTTGAAGAGCTCTTTGCCGCACGCTTCCATCAAACATCAAACAAACAGAACGAAGAGCAATACTCCACACGCTGGTTTAACCCGACATAACTTCTGAACCATGCACCCCGCAAAATTTTTAGGTTTAAAACGGGTTTTAAACCAAACGAGCAGAGGCCAAAAACTAACCCTGATATAAGGCACTGGCTATGTCCAGCAGCTTACTCATCATCATCTCTGTAAACAATATTGTCTACGATACAAAACAGTATTATTATACACGAGGCAAGGCACGATCTACTGAACATAGCCTACGCCTCTACGATGTCGCAATTCCTCATACACGGGAATCACAAGCACATCTTGTGATAAGTCATCAACAGAAGACCTGGAACCGCACCCACTGGCTACCAAGATCTGGTAACCCAAGCAAACAATCTGCTCACCTAACGGATTATAACTGGCTAAATATAATCGTTAATAAAACAATACGCCAACAAGGATAGTCCATAATATATAGGTAAACTCATATAGTCATATCCCTCCAGCCACCATGCAAAGCATACTGGTGCGGTTCACGCAAGCAGGGCAGACTGACAGGGATCAGGTTACATAGTACGCCAAGAATGTAGCTGCATGATTCTCAGATGATGTGGTCCCTGAATGGTCCTTAGAACATTGCAGATGTAGCCTCAGCAACTTCCGTTACAACTTGGTCATAGTCTGACTTCAGTTTATCCTTCACCTCGTCACTGAGCTCCCCCTTGTTTGGTTTGGTCAGAACCAGGACGCAACAAGTTGGCCTCTTAGTGGTTCCTGCGGTCGCAAGATCCTGTACAGAAGGCAAATGTCACATCAATATCTTGGACCTGTCTTCTATCATAAGCACCTGGTACAAATAAAATAACCAACTGCAATACAATTTAAAGAACAAACTTAGCAtgtatttagggggtgtttggttgctagCCACAACTTGCCATCATTTGCCATAGGGTTAAGGTTAGGCGAGTTTGACCAACTTTGGCTGCTTGCCTGCTATCATAGTTATTAAGGCGAGGAAAGGCGACTCACCCCCTTTTTACCTTTTAAAGGTTAAGTCAAGGCGGCGTGCCGGTGTCTTAGTAATATATAAAAATaggaaataaaaaagaaaagataGAAATAGTCTAAAATTTATAGGGATAATAGTACTGCAGTAGCAAATAGCAGTCCAacttcaacataaaccaacataATAGACTTAAACTCCAACATCTCATCTCTCAATAGCTACTGCTTGTGGACTCAGCAGAGAGTTTAGAGTTCAGTACCTCCTGGGCCCTGGCCGAGCTCACAAAGAGAACAGAAGGAGCGGAAGGGAGCTCGCGGGCGCAGCGGCAGGGGTGTATGGCTGCATCTAGAGGGTGACTGACAGTGGGGGCAGGCCGGAGGGGAGTTCACAGGGGCAAGGCAGAGGGGACCTAACGCGAGCAGAGCCGTCGTTGGAGGGAAGAAGCACGGGCGCAGGCGGAGCCCAGAGGGGGCTGGAGGAAAGCCTGGAGTCCGGAGAGGTCGCCACATGGAGGTCTCGACCACTGTCGCCTGGAGCTTCTCTCACCGTAAGGCTTTCTTACCCCACGTCCCTACTCCATCCCACGTAGAATCTGCAAATCAACGTCTTGCCGACACTCGAAACGCCGAAGCAACGCCTCAAACCCAAAGGCGGACGCCTTACAAGGGAAAGAAAGGCAACAAGGACGCCCCAACCGACGAACTCGCCTTACCTCTTAAGTGTCGCTTCGCTAAAGCGGCGCTTAAGCGACACCTTAATAACCATGGCTGCTGTTTTGTTACCACCACAAAGTGCGGCAAAATTCCCTTCCGTTAAATATTTAAATTAGTCCTCCACATCAATGAATCAAAAAGTGTAGCAAGATTCTCTAAGGCTTACTAAGGGCAGACCCAATGCATAGAGCTCCACATGAGTGAGGTATGGAAAGGGAATAAACCAAGACaagcctcccccccccccccccccccggcaaaTGTGGAGAGATTGCTTCAAACCTATGACCTGGTGACTCAATGAGACAGCTATCAGTACTGCACCAGACGCCTGCTCTTATTCTTAGGCTTACTATAAGGCGTGGCAAATATTTTGAATACATAACCTTAGGTAAATTTTTGTGGCAAATATTGGTAAACTTTTGTGGCTGGAAACGAAACATACCATTAATATTTACAAATTACAAGTGCATGGATGTATTTTAGATTTTATTTAGAGTAGTTATCAAATGAGAAGCAAATAGGTGGTGGTACATTTGGCATAGATTATTTCACAGCCTCACATTTTTAAATAGAAGCTGTACCAAACAGGcgcttctgcagcagcttatcaaTTCAGCTACTTCTCAAAATGAACTAAAAGCAGGCAATAAGCAAAAAGTGTTTTTCACCAGTTTCTCAGATAAGCTGTTTTTTCACCGGCTTCTCAGTCAAACAGGGCTTTAGTTATTATGTGAACAGACCAAAAACAGTCTATCACTACCAAGCAACTACTACCAGGAATGTGTGGGACAGACCCAATGCCAGAGGCTCCCACATTAGTGGAGTCCAAAGAAAGAATAAACTGAGGCAAGCCTTCCACCGCAAATGTGGAGAGGCTGCTTCAAACCCGCAAATTGGTGACTCACTTCTCACCACTACAACAGGCCTGCTACTAGTAATAGGACACAATTTTTCAATTTATAAAATATATAGATTTTGGTCATCAGATAAGCAACTTCTAGTATGGATATGCACCATGCAGTAGTAACTGCCATCTCATAATATCTTACACGACAGTGACATAATTTTATACCTACACGACTGCAGAATAATCAAGCCTAAATAAAATGGAGGAAATGTGAACCCACCTCTTTTGATGGAACATATATGTAAGGAACATTAGATTCCTCACATAGTATTGGAACGTGTGTAATCACATCAATAGGAGAAATATTTCCAGCAATCACACACAACCTGCAAAAAAAACAAAGCAGATTTCAATGGTGCTAACAATTAGGCAATAAATGCTTTAGGAAATCTAAACATCAAGAGAAGCAATTTCTCCATGGTAGACAACAGTTCATTTTGCATCCAAAAAACGGACAATTTCATCACAATAACTACTTTCAATTACCATTTATTGTCCACGTGGATTTTCAAGTAAATCAAATCAAAATAGCAGGCATTATTGTACTTTTTATGAGTAAAATACCACTACGGTACATAATACCATTTCGTAAGTGAAGATGTATATAAACTCTAAGTGAGAACCATGTGCCCTAAGCTGATTGCCACGACGACTAGCCAATGAGGCAATTCAAAGTCTATTTTTATCAAGCACTGAAcaggaagaaaaaaaaagaaactaGATTTGACATACCCTTTGTTCCCGCGGCGAATGCTCTTGACTACCTCTTTGACTCCGCGCTTGAGGCACTTGGCCTCAGAGGCTGCAAATTCACCAAGAACCGGATCACAACACGAGAAGAAACTCGCAACCGAATAGAACAAACACGTAATCTAATTGGGCGAGGGCGAGGAAGAAAGTCTCACGAACCTCGTCGCACGAGCTTGAGGGTCCGCTTGCAGAGCTTCTTTCCAGCGAGAGGCTTCGCGATGGGCATCAGCGCCACCGGGGTCTTCTTCTTCTCCGTCTCCAGGTCGCTCcccatcgccgccgccgccgccttcgaCTAGTCGCTTCAGATCGCGGGTTTTAGTTCGTTCTGAAGCTAGGGTTTTAGAAGGCGCAAAGCCTAGTCACTAAAAACTGGCAGGTCGGGTCCACGCGCCACCTTTGCAAGTCACTGGAACGTGGGAACCACCTTTATTTGGGTTCATCTGTCTGGAAGGCCCAATACCAATTGCCAAGGCCCAAACCCTAAAACAATCATCGGAGTTCCCCGACGCCGATTGGCGACAGCCGAAGCCGACacccctctccgacgccgccacaGCCTGGGGCAAGTCACGGACGGAGATCTCTGCGGAGCTACCCGTTTGTCTGCTTTCCTTCGTATTGGTTACTAGTCTGTTGCTATGGGGAAATCCAAAGGTTCGGCACTTTCGCCCCTCTGAATTCCGTTGCTTCCTGATTGTATAAGTTCGAATTAGGGAGGAAAATTAAGAGTTTGCTCATTCTAGACAAGAAGGGTTCGCGGGAAGCGAAGGAGGACAAGAAATTGGCGCTTGGGGTGAAGAGGAAGCAGCTGAAGAGGAAGAAGGACAGAGTGTTGGAATGTGCCGTCGATAGCGAACCCGCTGCCGGGCATGGCGTTAAAGAAGGTGATTACATGGATTTCTTATCCTTTTCCTCCCATTTGTTTATATTTGTGTTTCAGAAATCAGAATCAGTAGTTTTATTTTATCCCAGAGTAGTTCTATCTTGTGCCCAGAACTGAACTTTTATTTGTTTCATTGCATCTTAAGTTGTTCGCTGCGCCCTAGGTACAACAATCAAGTTTTTTCCCTCTTTTTTGGGCAATGAAAATGTAGAACCGGCCTAGAAGTGTCTAAGACAATGTTTTCTATCTTCGTCATTGAATgccagaaaaagaattgccaagGAGAAAGAAAATTCCATTggtgaagcagaagaagaaaaataAGCATGCCAATGTTAAGAGTAATCATGATACGGCAGATGCTGTGGTGGAATCACTGTCAGACAGTAAATATGATGCTCCACTGAAGCTAAAGAAGAAGAGCAAAAAGAAGCAAATGGAAAGTAGCAGTCCTGCAGTCGTATATGAAAGTTCAGTTGTTACTGAAGATGCTGGAGCACCTAAgctgaagaaaaagaaaaggaaggtAAAGGGAGGGAAGGCCTCTGCTGGGATTACTGACGCAGAAGAAATTCTGCATGAAAATCAAAATGAAGAAACTAGTGGTAAGATTTTTTTTTTGATGCAATGGTGCTGAGCATTTGTCTTGACAAGTTGATGGCTTTGATCTTTTCTCATATTTTTAAATGGTTTAAATAGTGAGTTCGTGCAAAAACCATTTGATATCTATATTATGTCCTAGTGTTCTCATTATATAGTAGTTCTTCCATTTATAATTTACCTTATAGCTAATATTTATGCAGCTGATATCAACCAACTTGCAGCACTGAGTGAAGATGTGGATAATGAAGAGCCTCAGAAATTAAAGCGGGGAAAGAAAAGTAAGGCTAGCAATGTTGTCTCTGTGTCAAAGTTGTTCTGAAGTGTCAGTTCAATGTTTTGCATAGTTATGCTTTCTGTGGCATGTCTGTTCTTTGATTGCAGTGGAAGTTAAAAAATCTGGGAAGGCCAAGAAGAAAGACAAGCATGCATCGCGTAAAGATAATAACAACTTGGAGGGACATGTTGATGTTAGTGCTGCAAACGCTGATGAGATTCCATTAGTTGATGAAGACTGCTCTAGAGGAATGAAAAGTAATGTTCTACTTTTGAGTTCTGATATCTGGGATACTATTTTGCTAGTCTGCGCTGACATTTCTTTGTGAAGTTATTTGATGGAAAGTAGTGTTCACAATTAAATACTGAATGTACTATATCCAAAGAACCCTTAGTGTTGTCTTTTTGGAACTAGCCTAAATATTCACTCAAGTCATTGGGCGTCAACAGTCTCCACAAGCAACTTTGACCGTTCGATGACTGTTTCTTTAATGATATATTTATAGTATCGGTAAATTTGTATTTGGTAGAGGTAGCTTTAAAAACAACTCTACTTATAGTCAACTCCCAAAGCAGCACTTCCTTTGAACAATGCAGGGAGTAAAAGATTATATATGTGTATTATATAATAATATAAATTCCTCCTAGGATGAATACATATGGAATTCATTTTAGTACCAACTTCAAAAGAAAACTGACATACAAAGTCAAATATCTTTTAGTCTAATTACTAGCTTACTGAGTCCTGCGATGCAATAACTTATATAGTTGGCAATATGTGTTGCAGAATTCATAGTGCTTGATGTTGTGATCCAATTAATTTCACATTTTTATTCTCCTTTCCTGTTAAAAGTAGCAGCTTCATGCATCAAAGTCTTCATAGCTTATACGTGATGTCTTGACTCTTGACAGAATGGATCTTGGAGTACAAACAGAAGAGACCTGGCTTGAAAGCCTTGCAGGAAGCAATAGATGAATTTATTGTTGCTCATGAGGAACAACAAGAGAAGGTGAGTGTTTCTTCTGTGACATATATATCCTCTGATGAAACAAAACAGACAAGTTGTTTGTTCCTAATACCTACTTGGTTATTTCAGGAGAAGAAAGAGAGAGAGGCCCGCGCAGCAGAAGATGGATGGACAGTTGTGGTTCATCACAAGGGGAGGAAAAAGACCACAGATACTGAAACTGGAACGGCTGTTGGCTCTGTATCTCTTGGTGCAATGCAACATAAAATGGCTAaaatgaaacccaaggaagttgaTATGAACTTCTACAGATTTCAGAAAAGAGAAGCCCACCTCAGTGGTATGTCATCATTTCATAACAAGACTTATTATTTGTTATTCCACTCCGTGTTACTACACATGATAGAACCCAGACTATATATTGCACATTATGATGTGCTTGGACTTGTTAGTTGTAATGCAATGCAGTTCACCAGCCATGATAAAATGTAATCTGTTCACTTGTTTGCCATTTGAATACGAGTAACCTGTACCTGCAGCTTGATATTTTCTGTTCTGGTTTTGGGGGTAGTATTTGGTTCTATTAGAAGTTTACTGTTTTGCATCTTCAGTTTGGTTGGAATCACAAGTCCACAGCCATTGTGCTATCTTGATTGGACTTCAAATGAACCATATGTGTGGGAAGTTTCTCTTtctcttgtgtgtgtgtgtgtgatacATTGAGGTTCTAGTTAGTTCAGAAATCTGAACCCGGTTATTATTGTTTTCTGATTTGTTTGATTTTCTTCTCGCGATTTATTTTGTTCATGTTATTTTTTGACTCGTGGTTTACAGGTTTAATAAATATGATTTCACTCACGGAAAGAGTTTCTTTTTTTTTCGGCCGTCTGTGCTGTATGATGTCCTATCTATAATATGAATGACAGATCCTGGGAACTTATAGCTTTGTGTTTCTTGCGCAGAACTGGCAATGTTGCAGAGCAAGTTCCAGCAGGATAAGAAAAGGATACAGGAACTTCGGGCCCAGAGGAAATTCAAGCCTTACTAATTCTGCTCAAATCTTAAAGATGGCCAAAGGATGGTCACTCGCAACAAACAATTTTGATTTGCTGGATATTATCTTACCATGTATGGTTCTTGGCTGAAACAATATCAACTGTAGACTGTCTTGCATTTGCGGGTGCCAATATATGTTATTTTTTAGTCAGAGCTATGATCTGGTGCACTCGGCGATGTTGGTGTTAGACGTGTAGGATCTTCGTATACCCCAAAACGTAGAACCAAAGAAAAATGAGAGGGTAGAGGGAGTCACCTTACGAAGGACGCTATAGGTGGTGAGACTCCGGCGGCCACACTTTTCCTCACCATATTTCCTCACTGACTATATATGTGTAGGAATGAAATATCAACGAATGTTAGTTCGTGTACCGCCATCATCTTTTTTTATATATACAGTGTGAGGAGGGGATGCACCCAATaaaggcttgttcggttctaccccaatccatatggattagggggattgagggggtttcaatccctagtaagtcaaaatctctctcaatccgtatcaatcccctccaatcaatatggattgaaaataacgaaACAGGCCCTAAGGTTTTCGCACTCCCGATTAGAGTGTAGGGTGGCGGTGAACTTGTCTCTTGACTGACTCTCGTTCTCTCTTTGATCTTACTAGAACCTAGTTACACGGAAGAGAGCATCTCAGTACAAAAATAAGATACTTGCTTTGATGCTTGTAAAGAACCTCATTCTGTCATTCATTGCCTGAATATGTAAAATGCAGCTAAAGATGCTAGCAATAGGTAACCAGCTCTCATCATGTGACAGCGAGTCAGGGATAAGTTAGTTCTGAAAGGAATATCTGTGTCTATCAGTGAACTTAGAAAGCGTTATGAACTCGATCTCCAACATCTGGATCAGCAAAACAGCAAATTTTCCGTATTCTTTTTTATCAACCGAGGGGTAACCAGAAACATTTGTGCACCGAACAACAGTTAGTATTACAGAACAAGAGCAATCCATAAATGGTACACGGAAATGAGAATTATAACACAACAAAATATTATTTCTATTGATAGTTTAGTTTAACTAATTTATAACACAACAAAATATTATTCTTTTTAGCTCTTAATTTATATGTCTATATTCAACAAGATGATGATAAAtatagacacatatataaatacATACACTATTATTTTGCAACAGAGAGTACAAAAACGAAGCCATGAAACACACCAAGAATTATGGGCACCGGAACTACCGCTCAGGTTTAGTTGTGACTTGTGAGCAAAAAAAAATGTCGACTATGCTACTTGTTAGTTGGACTTCTAGGACTAACTATTGATACATGGTAGACCGACCGGTATGCAACACAACATAATAGGCTGGTAGCCTGGTACATATCACCAAAAAACATTAAATGAAACCTCTAAAAATTTGATTGTATATGATGACAAGAAATAAGGTACTCACTGATACATCTTTTCCAGCTCTGGAAGAGAAAGCAAGTCAGATAGGAATCGGTCACGGCGCCGCTGCATTGAACTGTTGCGAGCACATTTTTTTAGTGGAAAGAGATCTTCGTGGGCGCGGAACGCATACGGGAGAGATGACGTCGGGCATGGGCTGCAGGTAACGCAACAAACTCCGCAGTCCGCACCCGGCACCGAAACCGTCGAACCCGGACTCCGTCCGTCCCTTTTAATAAACGGGAATATATATTTCTCGTGGATATATATTTCTTGTGGAAATTTCATGCGTTCCTATCTCCCGTTCCGCTCGGAAGTCTCTCTACTTTCAACCCGTTCTCGCGCGCGTGCCTCTAGGTCAGGGCGGCCGCCGGCCTGCCGCCACCACTCTGCGTCAGGTGTTAGTTCCGGTGACAAGCATCACCTGGTACGTCCATCCTTATCTTACGTTCCCGCTGTTCGAAACCGATGAACGAAACCCAAGCTATCTGTGTTCGAATATGATCTGATCTATTCGTGTAAAACGTCGACGGCTTGCACTGCGCGCCGCGCGAGCCAGCAGCCGCTGCTCCACCGAGGCGGCCGCGCCGCTTTGTTAGCGCTTATGCCCCAATCGAGGCGTTAACCGACCGCTTAGCGCATATTGCCACTTTTTTGGAACCCTAGCTAATTTTACTAGATTTCTTTGTTACAGCAAGATGTTCGAATACCAAAACTTTGTTAGGTGTAGACTGAAGCTGAAGAGTAAAGTGCTGGACGTGAAGGATGGTAGagcgaagaaaaagaagatgaagtacCAGCGTCAGGAGTCGTCTCAGAttgggcacgatgagctccacaaaAGTTTTTCTCGTTATTACACTGGCCAATCTTAAACTTAAGCATCTGATGTCCAACTTCTGCACAATTC is a genomic window of Zea mays cultivar B73 chromosome 5, Zm-B73-REFERENCE-NAM-5.0, whole genome shotgun sequence containing:
- the LOC100193012 gene encoding H/ACA ribonucleoprotein complex subunit 2-like protein, translated to MGSDLETEKKKTPVALMPIAKPLAGKKLCKRTLKLVRRASEAKCLKRGVKEVVKSIRRGNKGLCVIAGNISPIDVITHVPILCEESNVPYIYVPSKEDLATAGTTKRPTCCVLVLTKPNKGELSDEVKDKLKSDYDQVVTEVAEATSAMF
- the LOC100193550 gene encoding rRNA processing 7-like, which translates into the protein MGKSKDKKGSREAKEDKKLALGVKRKQLKRKKDRVLECAVDSEPAAGHGVKEEKELPRRKKIPLVKQKKKNKHANVKSNHDTADAVVESLSDSKYDAPLKLKKKSKKKQMESSSPAVVYESSVVTEDAGAPKLKKKKRKVKGGKASAGITDAEEILHENQNEETSADINQLAALSEDVDNEEPQKLKRGKKMEVKKSGKAKKKDKHASRKDNNNLEGHVDVSAANADEIPLVDEDCSRGMKKWILEYKQKRPGLKALQEAIDEFIVAHEEQQEKEKKEREARAAEDGWTVVVHHKGRKKTTDTETGTAVGSVSLGAMQHKMAKMKPKEVDMNFYRFQKREAHLSELAMLQSKFQQDKKRIQELRAQRKFKPY
- the LOC100193550 gene encoding rRNA processing 7-like isoform X1 → MGKSKDKKGSREAKEDKKLALGVKRKQLKRKKDRVLECAVDSEPAAGHGVKEEKELPRRKKIPLVKQKKKNKHANVKSNHDTADAVVESLSDSKYDAPLKLKKKSKKKQMESSSPAVVYESSVVTEDAGAPKLKKKKRKVKGGKASAGITDAEEILHENQNEETSALSEDVDNEEPQKLKRGKKMEVKKSGKAKKKDKHASRKDNNNLEGHVDVSAANADEIPLVDEDCSRGMKKWILEYKQKRPGLKALQEAIDEFIVAHEEQQEKEKKEREARAAEDGWTVVVHHKGRKKTTDTETGTAVGSVSLGAMQHKMAKMKPKEVDMNFYRFQKREAHLSELAMLQSKFQQDKKRIQELRAQRKFKPY